From the Oryza glaberrima chromosome 5, OglaRS2, whole genome shotgun sequence genome, one window contains:
- the LOC127773795 gene encoding LOW QUALITY PROTEIN: uncharacterized protein LOC127773795 (The sequence of the model RefSeq protein was modified relative to this genomic sequence to represent the inferred CDS: deleted 1 base in 1 codon): protein MGRPRKPAKPAAAASSSASAAAAAFSIGNCKVEIHGSSLRCQSTEQEEEELTISGPRGAKIVVSVDGAKSSSVGDGFDFILLSPSDVDERNKALLQEVLLLYKQELPTMDYAANTGRKSGFLEKCVTNGKYKTLVLSSTAGHEEVTAALSYQLVPADTQYAEIPLAVVRPPYQRVGIGQLLYKELSQRLRNVGVTTIFCWADNVSEGFWLKQGFESVGEVDTKGKICRIPVRADIKRALCFPGGSMLMVSHLKDLPAPQKSLLSSQQTYQFHTFAPDSISPSDTGTSTPSCEKLLPQTVACHKVSKTAAVEKNEDFHGTGGCSFSDQQENKRTHETSSSSLKSKRVRCSQHSDHHQDMNQNEICGKPLSISNTPIHENSVHLMPNELSNPSMVGHVKSKISGDAKANISSNGSPSVMLMNIADETKKTQLIEVVEMLGGVVTCEGNSCTHVITGKVRMTMNFCIALCSGAWIVSPKWLKESFKKGKFVGEAEYVFQDDEFKVKYKSELRDAVVRAKERPCSLFSGYTFCLTKNIQPSVNVLSRIIKSSGGKLINKLDDITQPLKTIFLACEEDMELALDAAKRGIKTFSGEWFLSCVMTQELDLEAPQFTESL from the exons atGGGGAGGCCGCGGAAGCCGGCGAagcccgcggccgcggcgtcctcctccgcctccgccgccgccgccgccttctcgatcG GCAACTGCAAGGTGGAGATCCACGGGAGCAGCCTGAGGTGCCAGTCCacggagcaggaggaggaggagctcaccATTTCTGGGCCCAGGGGCGCGAAGATCGTCGTGTCTG TCGACGGGGCCAAGAGTTCTTCAGTTG GTGACGGTTTTGATTTCATCCTTCTCAGTCCGAGTGATGTCGATGAGCGAAACAAGGCATTGCTTCAG GAGGTACTATTGCTTTATAAGCAAGAACTCCCAACTATGGATTATGCTGCTAACACTGGAAGGAAGTCAGGGTTTCTCGAAAAATGCGTGACAAATGG GAAGTACAAGACTCTAGTTCTGAGCTCTACTGCAGGGCATGAAGAG GTAACAGCTGCCTTATCATATCAGCTAGTGCCGGCTGACACACAGTATGCTGAAATACCTCTGGCAGTCGTGAGACCTCCTTATCAACGTGTG GGTATAGGTCAGCTCTTGTACAAGGAGCTTAGCCAGAGGCTTCGAAATGTTGGCGTCACAACCATATTCTGCTGGGCAGATAATGTCTCAGAAGGATTTTGGCTTAAACAG GGTTTTGAATCTGTTGGAGAGGTAGATACTAAAGGCAAGATTTGCAGAATTCCAGTAAGGGCCGATATCAAGAGGGCATTATGCTTTCCAGGTGGTTCAATGCTTATGGTTTCACATCTGAAGGATTTGCCAGCTCCTCAAAAGAGTTTACTTTCATCTCAGCAAACATATCAGTTTCACACGTTTGCACCAGATA GCATCTCTCCAAGTGATACCGGTACTTCAACTCCCTCCTGTGAAAAATTGCTTCCGCAGACAGTTGCATGCCACAAGGTCAGCAAGACTGCAgcagtggaa aaaaatgaagatttcCATGGTACCGGAGGATGTTCATTTTCTGACCAACAAGAAAATAAACGTACACATGAAACCTCATCATCTTCACTAAAGTCAAAAAGAGTAAGATGTTCCCAACATTCTGACCATCACCAAGACATGAATCAAAATGAGATCTGTGGCAAACCCCTTTCTATAAGCAACACCCCCATACATGAAAATTCAGTGCATCTGATGCCCAACGAACTTTCTAATCCAAGCATGGTAGGTCATGTTAAAAGCAAAATATCAGGAGATGCAAAGGCCAATATCAGTTCCAATGGAAGTCCTTCTGTTATGCTCATGAATATTGCCGATGAAACAAAGAAGACACAACTTATAGAG GTAGTTGAGATGCTTGGCGGAGTAGTCACTTGTGAAGGAAATTCATGCACTCATGTCATTACTGGAAAAGTTCGAATGACTATGAATTTCTGTATTGCTTTGTGCTCTGG AGCCTGGATAGTTTCTCCAAAGTGGCTGAAGGAAAGCTTCAAAAAAGGGAAATTTGTAG GAGAAGCAGAATATGTTTTTCAAGATGATGAATTTAAGGTGAAATACAAGTCTGAACTGAGAGATGCAGTTGTGAGAGCTAAAGAGAGGCCTTGCTCATTATTTTCTGGCTACACTTTCTGTCTGACGAAGAACATCCAGCCCTCCGTCAATGTTCTCTCTCGCATCATTAAATCTTCTGGTGGCAAG CTCATCAATAAGCTGGATGACATAACTCAGCCCTTGAAGACAATCTTCTTAGCGTGTGAAGAAGATATGGAACTTGCATTGGATGCTGCAAAAAGAGGCATCAAAACATTCAGCGGTGAGTGGTTCTTGAGCTGTGTCATGACACAAGAGCTTGACCTTGAGGCCCCTCAGTTCACTGAATCTCTCTGA